In Methanocella sp., the genomic window GAATTGGCACAGCAAACTCAAGGAGGCCAACCGATAATAATTCTGAAGGAAGGCTCCCAAAGAACCAGGGGCCGAGACGCTCAGGGAATGAACCTCATGGCCGCAAGGGCCGTGGCCGAGGCGGTCAGGACCACGCTTGGTCCGAAGGGCATGGACAAGATGCTCGTTGACTCGCTCGGCGACGTCGTCATAACGAACGATGGCGTTACTATTCTGAAGGAAATGGATATCGAGCACCCGGCAGCCAAGATGATCGTGGAGATCGCCAAGACCCAGGACGACGAGGTCGGCGACGGCACGACCACAGCGGTCGTATTAGCCGGCGAGCTGCTCAAGAGGTCCGAGAACCTGCTGGACCAGGAGGTCCACCCGACCGTCATCGCGGCGGGCTACAGGGCTGCGGCGGCCAAGGCAAGAGAGATCCTCGACACCTTAGCATACCCCGTCACCCTAAAGGATGAAGACCTGCTCAAGCAGTTCGCGATTACCGCAATGACCGGTAAGGGCGCAGAGTCGGTCAGCGAGAAGCTGGCGACCCTCGTGGTCAAGTCCATCAAGGCAGTAGTCGACGAGAACGGCAAGGTAGACGTCGACGATATCAAAGTAGAAAAGAAAGTCGGCGGCACCATCGGGGACTCAGAGCTCATCCAGGGTCTTGTCATCGACAAGGAAAGGATACACCCGAACATGCCCAAGACCGTAAAGAACGCGAAGATCGCCCTGCTCGACACTCCGCTTGAGATCGAGAAGACCGAGATCGACGCAAAGATCGAGATCACCAGCCCGGACCAGCTCCAGAGCTTCCTGGACCAGGAAGAGAAGATGCTGAAGACCATGGTCGACAAGATCAAGGCCACCGGCGCGAACGTGGTGTTCTGCCAGAAGGGCGTGGATGACCTGGTCCAGCACTACCTGGCCAAGAACAACATCATGGCCGCAAGGAGAGTAAAAGAGTCTGACCTCAAGAAGCTCGCCAAGGCGACGGGCGCCCGGGTCAGCACCAGCATCGACGAGATGACGAAAGCAGACCTCGGCGTTGCGGGCCTCGTGGAGGAGCGCAAGATCGGCGACGAGAACATGATCTTCGTCGAGCAGTGCAAGGACCCGAAGGCGGTCAGCCTCATCCTCCGCGGCGGGACGGAGCACGTCGTGGACGAGCTCGAGCGTGCGATTCACGATGCGCTTCGCGTCGTCGGCGTAGTCGTCGAGGACAAGAAGTACGTCGCTGGCGGCGGCTCCACTGAGGTAGAGCTGGCGCTGCGCCTAAAAGAGTTCGCGTCCACCGTGGGCGGCAGGGAACAGCTGGCTATCGAAGCGTTCGCGGACTCCATGGAGATCATCCCCAGGACTCTCGCCGAGAACGCGGGCCTCG contains:
- the thsA gene encoding thermosome subunit alpha, coding for MAQQTQGGQPIIILKEGSQRTRGRDAQGMNLMAARAVAEAVRTTLGPKGMDKMLVDSLGDVVITNDGVTILKEMDIEHPAAKMIVEIAKTQDDEVGDGTTTAVVLAGELLKRSENLLDQEVHPTVIAAGYRAAAAKAREILDTLAYPVTLKDEDLLKQFAITAMTGKGAESVSEKLATLVVKSIKAVVDENGKVDVDDIKVEKKVGGTIGDSELIQGLVIDKERIHPNMPKTVKNAKIALLDTPLEIEKTEIDAKIEITSPDQLQSFLDQEEKMLKTMVDKIKATGANVVFCQKGVDDLVQHYLAKNNIMAARRVKESDLKKLAKATGARVSTSIDEMTKADLGVAGLVEERKIGDENMIFVEQCKDPKAVSLILRGGTEHVVDELERAIHDALRVVGVVVEDKKYVAGGGSTEVELALRLKEFASTVGGREQLAIEAFADSMEIIPRTLAENAGLDPIDSLVDLRSKHEGKSKDGKNFGINVFTGESVDMKKAGVVEPLRVKTQAISGASEAAVMILRIDDVIAASKLSGKGGPGGMPPGMGDMGDMGM